A region from the Citrobacter koseri ATCC BAA-895 genome encodes:
- a CDS encoding YchO/YchP family invasin: MSRIVYRPLSLCILLLLAGGTASAQSSFIQQAENPFDNNQDGLPDLGMTPESHEGEKQFAEMVKAFGEASMTDNGLDTGEQARQFAFGQVRDAVSEQVNHQLESWLSPWGNASVDLRIDNEGSFTGSRGGWFIPWQDNTRYLTWSQLGLTQQDDGLVSNVGIGQRWARDGWLLGYNTFYDNLLDENLQRAGFGAEAWGEYLRLSANYYQPFASWHEQTTALEQRMARGYDVTAQMRMPFYQHLNTSVSVEQYFGERVDLFDSGTGYHNPVAVKLGLNYTPVPLVTVTAQHKQGESGVSQNNLGLNLNYRFGVPLNKQLSASEVAESQSLRGSRYDNPQRNNLPTMEYRQRKTLTVFLATPPWDLQPGETVPLKVQIRSRHGVRHVTWQGDTQALSLTAGAKADSAEGWTIIMPAWDSSEGATNRWRLSVVVEDEQGQRVSSNEITLSLTEPFMAMPDNDPRWKLLPEE, from the coding sequence TTGAGCCGTATTGTTTATCGCCCTCTTTCCCTTTGCATACTCTTGCTGCTGGCAGGCGGTACTGCCAGCGCGCAATCCTCGTTTATTCAACAGGCGGAAAATCCCTTCGATAACAACCAGGATGGTTTGCCTGATTTGGGCATGACGCCTGAGTCACACGAAGGTGAAAAACAGTTTGCTGAGATGGTGAAAGCCTTTGGCGAAGCGAGCATGACCGACAATGGGCTGGATACCGGCGAGCAGGCGCGTCAGTTTGCGTTTGGCCAGGTGCGGGACGCCGTGAGTGAACAGGTGAATCATCAACTGGAGTCCTGGCTTTCGCCCTGGGGGAATGCGAGTGTCGATCTCAGGATTGATAACGAAGGGAGCTTTACCGGTAGTCGTGGGGGCTGGTTTATTCCCTGGCAGGACAACACGCGGTATCTGACCTGGAGTCAACTCGGGCTGACTCAGCAGGACGATGGCCTGGTCAGTAATGTCGGCATCGGCCAACGCTGGGCGCGCGACGGCTGGCTGTTAGGGTACAACACTTTTTATGACAACCTGCTGGATGAAAATCTGCAACGGGCAGGATTTGGCGCGGAAGCGTGGGGCGAATACCTGCGATTATCCGCCAATTACTACCAGCCTTTCGCTTCCTGGCATGAACAGACCACCGCCTTAGAGCAGCGTATGGCGCGCGGCTACGATGTTACTGCGCAGATGCGTATGCCGTTTTATCAACACCTCAACACCAGCGTCAGCGTGGAACAGTATTTCGGCGAACGGGTGGATCTGTTCGACTCAGGCACGGGATACCATAATCCGGTAGCGGTAAAACTGGGGCTTAATTACACGCCGGTGCCGCTGGTGACGGTGACGGCGCAACATAAACAGGGCGAGAGCGGGGTGAGCCAGAATAATCTGGGGTTGAACCTGAACTACCGTTTTGGCGTGCCGCTGAACAAACAGCTGTCGGCCAGCGAGGTGGCGGAGAGTCAGTCGTTGCGCGGCAGTCGCTATGACAACCCACAGCGCAATAATCTCCCGACGATGGAGTACCGTCAGCGTAAAACGCTCACTGTTTTTCTGGCGACGCCGCCGTGGGATCTCCAGCCTGGCGAGACGGTGCCGCTGAAGGTGCAGATTCGCAGTCGGCATGGCGTTCGTCATGTAACATGGCAGGGCGATACGCAGGCGCTGAGTCTGACGGCAGGAGCGAAGGCGGACAGCGCAGAGGGCTGGACCATTATCATGCCGGCCTGGGACAGCAGCGAAGGGGCGACAAATCGCTGGCGGCTGTCGGTCGTTGTTGAAGATGAGCAGGGCCAGCGTGTCTCCTCCAATGAGATCACGCTATCACTGACTGAACCGTTTATGGCGATGCCCGATAACGATCCGCGCTGGAAGCTGCTCCCGGAGGAGTAA
- the nirB gene encoding nitrite reductase large subunit NirB: MTQRLVIIGNGMAATRLVEALLAQAPQAFTITVVGEEPQHAYNRIQLSPVLGGEKRFAQTLLHPPEWYQRHGVTVLTGETVIAVDAIARTATTTGRTLAWDALVFATGSVPFIPPIPGANLPHVHAFRTINDVDSILHGCGPVAVLGGGVLGVEAAAALRLKGDNVTLIHRGNRFMEQQLDEQAGELLAEHLNARGIDCVLSSGIDRITPDDVTLTNGCVLSATRVVIATGVKPNTALAQASGVLCQRGIVVDGQLRTAVAGISAIGECCEIDGQTWGLVAPCLAHAEVLAARLAGTPGADFHWQDSGTRLKVTGIDLFSAGEVNATAGDDLLRTFDPLSGHYRRLLIRNGRLQGVLLMGDCRSAAPLTDLLAQAASANPDWLFDRFDTQPAAAGQVTMTKPTLAVVGHGMVGHHFLEQCVSRNLHLDYQIVVFGEERYAAYDRVHLSEYFAGRSAESLSLVEGDFFARHGIELRLSQCVTAIDRDARVIRTASGHETHWDKLVLATGSYPFVPPVKGGDSAACFVYRTLDDLDAIAAKAKHSRRGVVIGGGLLGLEAANALRQLGLETHVVEFAPSLMAVQLDNAGAAMLREKIEALGVSVHTSKSTAEIVSTPQGLQLVFTDSERLETDMVVFSAGIRPQDALARGAGLRIGERGGVCIDNHCLTSDADVFAIGECALWDGRVFGLVAPGYQMARVAAAQLAGEDAAFSGADMSTKLKLLGVDVASFGDAQGRTPGAQSYQWTHGPEQIYKKIVVSADGKTLLGGVLVGDAADYATLLQMMLNGMALPGQPESLILPALAGSAPKALGVAALPDSAQICSCHNVSKADICQAVSAGATEMGAIKQCTKAATGCGGCSALVKQVMEFQLAAQGVEVKKDICEHFAYSRQEIYHLVRVNRIHTFEQLISRYGRGHGCEICKPLVGSVLASCWNEYLLKPAHLPLQDTNDRYFANIQKDGSYSVVPRMAAGEVTPDGLIAIGEIAKRYQLYSKITGGQRIDLFGARLEQLPDIWRDLVTAGFETGHAYGKSLRTVKSCVGSTWCRYGVQDSTGLAVTLENRYKGLRAPHKIKMAVSGCTRECAEAQGKDVGVIATDKGWNLYVCGNGGMKPRHADLFASDLDDATLIKFVDRFLMFYIRTADRLQRTSTWMDNLEGGIDYLREVVIHDSLGIGDELEQEMARIVETYQCEWQTTLNDPQRLALFRASVNGDEPDEAVARQMLRGQPQLAKPAAPARTILPTKPWQEVCQLEEIPEQAGIGARLGNLQIALFRFGQTIYALDNHEPGSDANVLSRGILGDAGGEPVVISPLYKQRIRLRDGRQYDSGEPVVRAWPVKVEAGKVWVGNQALLLRAEAS, from the coding sequence ATGACGCAGCGACTGGTCATTATCGGCAATGGAATGGCTGCCACCCGTCTGGTGGAGGCGCTGTTGGCGCAGGCGCCGCAGGCCTTCACGATAACCGTGGTGGGGGAAGAACCGCAGCATGCGTATAACCGCATTCAGCTTTCGCCCGTACTGGGCGGCGAAAAGCGCTTTGCGCAGACGCTGCTGCATCCGCCTGAGTGGTATCAGCGCCACGGCGTCACGGTGCTGACGGGGGAAACCGTCATCGCCGTTGACGCGATAGCGCGTACCGCCACCACCACCGGTCGAACGCTGGCGTGGGATGCGCTGGTGTTTGCCACCGGCTCGGTTCCGTTTATTCCGCCGATCCCCGGCGCTAATTTACCCCATGTGCATGCTTTTCGCACGATTAACGATGTGGACAGCATCCTGCATGGCTGCGGGCCGGTTGCCGTGCTGGGCGGCGGTGTGCTTGGCGTCGAGGCGGCTGCCGCGCTGCGACTAAAAGGTGACAATGTCACGTTAATTCATCGCGGCAATCGGTTCATGGAGCAACAGCTTGATGAGCAGGCCGGGGAACTGCTGGCGGAACACCTTAACGCACGCGGGATTGACTGCGTGCTGTCGTCCGGTATCGACAGGATTACGCCTGATGACGTCACGTTGACGAACGGTTGCGTGCTGTCTGCAACGCGCGTGGTGATTGCCACTGGCGTAAAACCCAATACGGCGCTGGCGCAGGCAAGCGGGGTGCTCTGTCAGCGTGGAATTGTGGTGGACGGGCAACTGCGCACGGCGGTGGCGGGGATCAGCGCGATAGGCGAGTGCTGTGAAATCGACGGGCAGACCTGGGGGCTGGTCGCGCCCTGTCTGGCGCACGCGGAGGTGCTGGCGGCCCGCCTGGCGGGAACCCCCGGCGCTGATTTTCACTGGCAGGACAGCGGTACGCGTCTGAAGGTGACGGGTATCGATCTGTTCAGCGCCGGGGAGGTAAACGCCACGGCGGGTGATGACCTGCTGCGCACATTTGACCCGCTGAGCGGCCATTACCGTCGTCTGCTGATCCGCAATGGACGGTTACAGGGGGTGCTGCTGATGGGCGATTGCCGCAGCGCCGCGCCGTTGACTGATTTGCTGGCGCAGGCTGCGTCGGCGAATCCTGACTGGTTATTCGACAGATTTGATACGCAGCCTGCGGCTGCAGGACAGGTGACTATGACAAAACCCACGTTGGCTGTTGTTGGACACGGTATGGTTGGCCACCATTTTCTTGAGCAATGCGTTAGCCGCAATTTGCATCTTGACTATCAGATTGTGGTCTTTGGCGAAGAGCGTTATGCCGCCTATGACCGCGTTCATCTGTCGGAGTATTTCGCCGGGCGCAGCGCAGAATCGCTCTCGCTGGTGGAAGGCGATTTTTTTGCCCGCCACGGTATTGAGCTGCGGTTGTCGCAATGCGTTACGGCGATCGATCGGGATGCCCGCGTTATTCGCACCGCCAGCGGACATGAAACGCACTGGGATAAACTGGTGCTGGCAACCGGATCATATCCCTTTGTTCCGCCGGTGAAAGGCGGTGATTCAGCGGCGTGTTTCGTCTATCGCACGCTGGACGATCTGGATGCGATTGCCGCGAAGGCAAAACACTCTCGCCGTGGGGTGGTGATTGGCGGCGGGCTGTTGGGGCTGGAGGCGGCGAACGCCTTGCGGCAATTAGGGCTGGAGACGCATGTTGTCGAGTTCGCGCCATCGTTAATGGCGGTTCAGCTTGATAACGCTGGCGCGGCGATGCTGCGCGAAAAAATCGAGGCGCTGGGCGTGAGCGTGCATACCTCGAAATCCACTGCGGAAATTGTCTCCACCCCGCAAGGGTTACAGTTGGTGTTTACGGATAGTGAGCGTCTGGAGACGGATATGGTGGTGTTTTCTGCCGGTATTCGCCCGCAGGATGCGCTGGCGCGCGGCGCCGGACTTCGTATCGGAGAACGCGGCGGGGTGTGTATTGATAACCACTGTCTGACCTCTGACGCGGATGTTTTTGCCATCGGTGAATGTGCGCTCTGGGACGGCAGGGTGTTTGGGCTGGTTGCGCCGGGCTACCAGATGGCGCGCGTGGCGGCAGCGCAGCTGGCCGGTGAAGATGCGGCGTTCAGCGGGGCGGATATGAGCACCAAACTCAAATTGCTGGGAGTGGATGTGGCCTCGTTCGGCGATGCGCAGGGGCGCACGCCAGGCGCGCAAAGCTATCAGTGGACGCATGGCCCGGAGCAAATCTACAAAAAAATTGTGGTCAGCGCGGACGGCAAGACACTGCTGGGCGGCGTGCTGGTGGGTGATGCGGCGGATTACGCCACGTTATTGCAAATGATGCTTAACGGTATGGCGCTGCCTGGGCAGCCGGAATCGCTGATTTTACCTGCACTGGCGGGCAGCGCGCCGAAAGCGTTGGGCGTTGCGGCATTACCGGACAGCGCACAAATATGCTCTTGTCATAACGTCAGCAAGGCAGACATTTGCCAGGCGGTCAGCGCGGGCGCAACGGAGATGGGCGCAATCAAGCAATGCACCAAAGCGGCAACCGGCTGCGGTGGGTGCAGCGCGCTGGTGAAACAGGTGATGGAGTTCCAACTGGCGGCACAGGGCGTGGAGGTTAAAAAGGATATCTGCGAACACTTTGCGTACTCGCGACAGGAGATTTACCACCTGGTGCGGGTGAACCGCATCCACACCTTTGAGCAACTGATTAGCCGCTATGGTCGCGGGCATGGTTGTGAGATTTGCAAACCGCTGGTGGGCTCGGTGCTGGCCTCCTGCTGGAATGAGTATCTGCTAAAACCTGCGCATCTGCCGTTGCAGGACACCAACGATCGTTATTTTGCCAATATCCAGAAAGACGGTTCGTATTCCGTCGTACCGCGTATGGCGGCAGGCGAGGTGACGCCGGATGGGCTGATCGCCATTGGCGAAATCGCCAAACGTTATCAGCTCTACAGCAAAATTACCGGCGGGCAGCGTATCGACTTGTTTGGCGCGCGCCTCGAACAACTGCCGGATATCTGGCGCGATCTGGTTACCGCCGGTTTTGAAACCGGGCACGCCTACGGGAAGTCGTTGCGCACGGTGAAATCCTGCGTCGGATCAACCTGGTGTCGCTATGGCGTTCAGGATTCAACCGGTCTGGCCGTCACGCTGGAGAACCGCTACAAGGGACTGCGCGCCCCGCACAAAATCAAAATGGCGGTCTCCGGCTGTACTCGCGAGTGTGCCGAAGCGCAGGGGAAAGACGTTGGCGTGATCGCCACCGATAAGGGCTGGAACCTGTATGTCTGCGGAAACGGCGGTATGAAGCCGCGTCATGCGGATCTGTTCGCCAGCGATCTGGATGACGCCACGCTGATTAAATTCGTGGATCGCTTCCTGATGTTCTATATCCGTACCGCCGATCGCCTGCAACGCACCAGCACCTGGATGGATAATCTTGAAGGGGGCATCGACTATCTGCGCGAGGTGGTTATACACGACAGCCTGGGTATCGGCGACGAGCTTGAACAGGAGATGGCGCGGATTGTGGAAACATACCAGTGTGAATGGCAAACCACGCTGAACGATCCGCAGCGTCTGGCGCTGTTCCGCGCCAGCGTGAACGGCGACGAACCGGATGAAGCCGTAGCGCGCCAGATGCTACGTGGGCAACCGCAGCTGGCGAAACCGGCGGCGCCAGCGAGAACCATCCTGCCGACAAAACCCTGGCAGGAGGTTTGTCAACTGGAGGAGATCCCCGAGCAGGCGGGCATTGGCGCCCGTTTAGGCAACCTGCAAATTGCGCTGTTCCGCTTTGGTCAGACGATTTACGCCCTTGATAACCATGAACCCGGCAGCGACGCAAACGTGCTTTCCCGGGGAATTCTGGGGGATGCCGGCGGTGAGCCCGTTGTCATTTCGCCGCTCTACAAACAGCGTATTCGCCTGCGCGATGGTCGGCAGTATGACAGCGGTGAGCCCGTTGTGCGCGCCTGGCCGGTGAAAGTCGAAGCGGGCAAGGTATGGGTCGGGAATCAGGCACTACTGCTGCGCGCGGAGGCGTCATGA
- a CDS encoding nitrate reductase has translation MNETRTTCPYCGVGCGVIARVSEQGVTVQGDPDHPANFGRLCVKGAALGETTGLTGRLLHPQVNGETVSWQQALNTAGERLRSIIAQYGPASVAFYASGQLLTEDYYAANKLMKGFIGAANIDTNSRLCMSSAVTGYKRAFGADVVPCSYEDIERSDLVILVGSNAAWTHPVLYQRLVQARKENPSMKVVVIDPRRTATCDIADMHLALTPGSDGGLFVGLLHAIATSGEYDVDFDDAQAAFARASRWPVERVAQFCGLEPAEIRRFYDGFLTAPRAITLYTMGINQSASGSDKCNAIINVHLASGKYGREGCGPFSLTGQPNAMGGREVGGLATQLAAHMNFEPQDLSRVARFWGTERLAQTPGLMAVDLFDAIARGEVKAVWIMGTNPAVSLPDTHAVCQALSACPLVIVSEVVADTDTSRLAHIRFPALAWGEKNGTVTNSERRISRQRAFLTAPGEARADWWIVAQMAKQLGFGEAFAWQDAWDVFREHAALSGFENDGDRAFDIGALADLNRAAWDEMAPVRWPVSRHHGALDLARGWHRNKRLRLVPVEPEGMRTRCDALYPLILNSGRLRDQWHTMTRTGTVVRLMQHISEPIVEVSPSDAARFHLVDGAFGRISSSRGVMVARVVIQAGLREGTAFTPMHWNNRFARQGRVNALVAPVCDPQSGQPESKQTAVRITPWQPRWQGELFIREEITFPPFVHWWRKAAEGVARFTLASDRDDRDWLLAMCREQHWQLQTAQTPQGLNILAWQAGQLMLGFWSDAIKPETDDAAVIAAFRHPPENAPERHGLLSGKPGGGMPDQGRIICSCFSVGECAIQQAIAQGCDSVQALGKTLRCGTNCGSCVPELKALLAQTASAGSLGFS, from the coding sequence ATGAATGAAACCCGGACAACGTGCCCTTACTGCGGCGTCGGCTGTGGAGTGATCGCCCGCGTCAGCGAACAGGGCGTCACGGTTCAGGGCGATCCCGATCACCCGGCCAATTTTGGGCGACTGTGTGTGAAAGGCGCCGCGCTGGGGGAAACCACCGGCCTGACCGGACGGTTATTACATCCGCAGGTTAACGGTGAAACGGTAAGCTGGCAGCAGGCGCTGAACACGGCGGGCGAGCGCCTGCGCAGTATCATCGCGCAATATGGCCCTGCGTCGGTGGCTTTCTACGCCTCGGGACAACTGCTGACGGAAGACTACTATGCGGCGAATAAGCTGATGAAGGGATTCATCGGTGCGGCCAATATCGATACCAATTCGCGCCTGTGCATGTCGTCAGCCGTTACGGGCTACAAACGCGCGTTTGGCGCGGATGTGGTGCCATGCAGCTACGAAGATATAGAGCGCAGCGATCTGGTGATTCTGGTCGGCTCGAACGCGGCGTGGACGCATCCGGTGCTCTATCAGCGCCTGGTGCAGGCGCGAAAAGAGAACCCGTCCATGAAAGTGGTGGTGATTGATCCCCGGCGCACCGCCACCTGTGATATTGCGGATATGCACCTTGCCCTGACGCCCGGCAGCGATGGCGGGCTGTTTGTCGGGCTGCTGCACGCCATCGCGACAAGCGGCGAATATGACGTCGATTTTGATGATGCGCAGGCGGCGTTTGCCCGCGCCAGCCGCTGGCCTGTTGAGCGAGTCGCGCAATTTTGTGGTCTGGAACCCGCGGAAATCCGCCGGTTTTATGATGGCTTTCTGACCGCGCCGCGCGCAATCACCCTTTACACGATGGGGATTAACCAGTCCGCCAGCGGCAGTGATAAATGTAACGCGATCATTAATGTACACCTTGCCAGCGGTAAATACGGGCGGGAAGGCTGCGGGCCTTTTTCGCTGACCGGACAGCCAAATGCGATGGGAGGGCGTGAAGTCGGCGGGCTGGCGACACAGCTGGCGGCGCACATGAATTTTGAGCCGCAGGATCTGTCGCGGGTTGCCCGTTTCTGGGGCACGGAGCGGCTGGCGCAGACGCCAGGGCTGATGGCGGTGGATCTGTTCGACGCTATCGCGCGCGGCGAGGTGAAGGCGGTGTGGATCATGGGCACGAATCCGGCGGTATCGCTGCCGGACACTCATGCCGTCTGTCAGGCGCTGTCTGCCTGCCCGTTGGTCATTGTCTCGGAGGTGGTGGCCGATACCGATACCAGTCGACTGGCGCATATCCGGTTTCCGGCGCTGGCCTGGGGGGAGAAAAACGGCACCGTCACCAACTCTGAACGGCGCATCTCGCGTCAGCGCGCATTTTTAACCGCCCCCGGCGAGGCCAGAGCAGACTGGTGGATTGTCGCGCAGATGGCAAAACAACTTGGCTTTGGCGAGGCATTCGCCTGGCAGGATGCGTGGGATGTCTTTCGGGAACACGCTGCGCTGTCGGGGTTTGAGAATGACGGCGACCGCGCGTTTGATATTGGCGCGCTGGCGGATCTGAACCGCGCGGCGTGGGATGAAATGGCGCCTGTCCGCTGGCCAGTCAGCCGTCACCACGGAGCGCTGGACCTGGCTCGCGGCTGGCATCGCAATAAGCGTCTGCGGCTGGTGCCCGTTGAACCGGAGGGCATGAGAACGCGCTGTGACGCGCTCTATCCGCTTATTTTAAACAGCGGTCGCCTGCGCGATCAGTGGCACACCATGACCCGAACCGGAACGGTGGTTCGGCTTATGCAGCACATTAGCGAACCGATTGTTGAGGTTTCACCGTCCGATGCCGCCCGTTTCCACCTGGTGGATGGCGCATTTGGCCGTATCAGCTCTTCGCGTGGGGTAATGGTCGCCAGAGTGGTGATTCAGGCCGGCTTGCGGGAAGGGACGGCGTTTACGCCGATGCACTGGAATAATCGCTTTGCCCGGCAGGGAAGGGTGAATGCGCTGGTCGCGCCCGTCTGCGATCCTCAATCAGGGCAGCCGGAGAGTAAACAAACGGCGGTACGCATCACGCCGTGGCAGCCGCGCTGGCAGGGGGAGCTGTTCATCCGCGAAGAGATAACCTTTCCTCCTTTTGTTCACTGGTGGCGTAAAGCGGCGGAAGGCGTGGCGCGTTTCACTCTCGCAAGCGATCGTGACGATCGCGACTGGTTGCTGGCGATGTGCCGCGAACAGCACTGGCAATTGCAGACCGCGCAGACGCCGCAGGGGCTGAATATTCTGGCCTGGCAGGCGGGACAATTAATGCTGGGGTTCTGGTCAGATGCGATAAAACCCGAAACAGACGATGCGGCGGTGATTGCCGCGTTCCGCCATCCGCCGGAAAACGCCCCTGAACGGCATGGCCTGTTGAGTGGCAAACCGGGCGGCGGGATGCCCGACCAGGGACGCATTATCTGTAGCTGCTTTAGCGTGGGGGAGTGTGCTATTCAGCAGGCTATCGCACAAGGGTGCGACTCCGTTCAGGCGCTGGGCAAAACATTACGCTGCGGCACCAACTGCGGCTCATGTGTACCGGAGCTGAAAGCGCTGCTGGCGCAAACGGCATCCGCCGGAAGCCTGGGATTCTCCTGA